The Carcharodon carcharias isolate sCarCar2 chromosome 2, sCarCar2.pri, whole genome shotgun sequence genomic sequence CATCAATACAAAGATGGGAACCCAtgttaaaacttttaaaacatttagAGGAAGTATTTACTACAATGAAAGCAATGGGAATTTCAAAAATGTTACTGTAAAACTTGAATACATCTAGCCAGCTGCAAGTCTGTTTATCCAAGCTTTGGTTTCTATTTTAATCAAAATTTAGAATTGTAGGTTCATGTCCTGTTTCCTTTACAAAATGCAGGAAGTCTACAGGCTTAATACCCATCGTGGCTGAATTAATCATTGGATGAAAATAGAGTCTTTCATGTTCTCCATCCACAAAGTTTGAATCCAACACAAATTTTACATCCCCTTGTTTATCGCAAAACAGAGAAAGTGGTGTTGCGCAACCTTGACCAACTTttaatttttccagcattgtccCTTCATCTGCAAAGCGCAGATTTCCACTTCCACAACCCAGCTTCTTTGCTAGGTCATTCAAGTTGACTTGTCTGTTGTATAAGACTGTCACTAACCATAAGCTTTTTTTCTTCTTGTCTTTAAGAAACAAGTTCTTACTGTGTGCCCCTTTAAGGTGTTGTACATAAGGCATCATGGCTTCAACTGTGAATACctacaaaaaaaaattctataATTAAAAATAATCTAGGCTTTGTATGATGCAACATTCAAATTTCGAAACAAAATAGTTCTACAAACAAGCTTAATGAATtacatataatatatataattGTTTGTCAACTAATTTCCAGTATAACATTTTCATATTAatctttataatggaaatagccTAAGTAAACCAGTTACATGTAATAACAGTTTTATTCTCATTGAGGGGCTGGAAAGAGTGTGTAATTACAGCATGACAAGCTTCCATTATAAATATGGACACAGGAATTTATGAAAGGAAATATATAAATAAGAATAGAATGCAGAACTTTTAAAAATGAGTCTGTGAACCCTAATCCAATAATCGCCTGTCCCAAACCTACTTCACCTGAAAGTTACACTTGCTCTTGAATACCCATGTGCACTGCTGGGAAGATCAACCAATTTTAtattaagattcttgtttggtcCCTCAAAAGTGCTATGTAATAATTTCCTGTGGAAATTCCACTGGAAAAGAGTCTGAGCTAATCTGTTACGTTTCATTACAATTCCTGTCAATGCACTCAAGGTTTCCAATGTTAATCACATCTCTGGTTTGTCATGATTCCCAGTACCACCACAACGTGGCGCCATATTATCTTTTGTCCGCAAATCACTCAAATTCGTTCTGAAAAAAATTATTGCCACCATTTGTTCTCATCAACTGAAACCTCTAAAGCCTTTTAATTAATATTGGAATGcagtgattatgttactggactaataatcaagaGAGTgtaaattcaaatcccatcatggcagtttgagagtttgaattaaattttaaaagaacTAGAAACAAGAAGTTTGTATCGGCAAAAAtcaccatggggagaattttcaggagcgggagcgggcacaggtgtgtgcgcagccaatcgctgcctgatcggctgggcgctgccattttacttgggccggccagttaaggcccacccggcgtgcacccggaagcgctgagcgctccctgtgcgggcgtgaGGGAgttgcctgagtcagggcctgcactctttcatgcatgcacgcaaaagCACACAGAAATctccaaggcacagagctgcctcaaggagattagtttgagttgaaaaaatttaataaaggaaaaaaaattttttaagacatgttccctcatgtgaaactgtcgcatgagctgggacatctattaattttattaaaattttttttacTAGACTTTAAAAACCTTGATGACACCACATCCCGCCCAcggacgaggtttcatgataaatgcctgggctcttcgcctgcccgccaaccttaaggttggacggacaactcagttaattatttcaattgatagttaactggccttaacaggcctttgacagttcaacgGGTGCGCATccaagtcggctgcatgcccaccgaactgaaaatctgaatgacacacggtgacattgggatgcacacccgacttcaccgcacgtcattttacaccttggcgagcagaccccacccccacttgccgagccaaagattctgccctatgatacCGTTAGATTGATGCAGAAACCCACTGGTCCACTTAATTTGTCATCATTACCCAGattgacctatatgtgactccaatcccacaCACCAATGTGGTTGCTTCTTAATCACCCTCTGAGGTGGcttaacaagccattcagttgtatcaaatcatgACAAAGAAGTTCGTAACCACTGGCATGGATCAGTTGGGCCACATGGCTTGTTTCTGAGCTGTAAATTTTATGCAGTTGTGGTTCAAAAAAATggtgcaccaccaccttcttatggcaactaggaaagggcaataaatgccagccttgccaatcACACCCACATCTTGAGAATGAATTTCATttgactgattcctaggatgtaGGGGttagcttatgaggaaaggttgagcaggttggacttAAACCAgtcagagtttaaaagaatgagtggcgattttattgaaacatataggattcctgagaggatttgacagggtagatgcagagaggtCTGGAACtaagggacatagtttaaaaattagggactcccatttaagactgaggtgagtgaacatTTATTCTTTCAGattattagtctgtggaattttcttctccagagagcagtgcagGCTGGGTCATTTAATCAAGTATGGATTTTTTgcttgacaagggaatcaagggttatggaggacagacaggaaaatggagttgaggctataatcagatcagccaagatcttatcaaatggcttgaggggtcaaatggcctaatcctgctcctaattcttgtattCTGTGTGAATTTTAAAAGTACCATGATTTTTGACTTCTAATGCCTTTGTCCATGCTTTGACTTGAGAGCCTCAGTTTCTTCTAAAGCCTGGGTTTACATTTGAAAGCTGACAGTGTAGTCCAAGCATATGCTGTTTGCTCAATTTCCAAAGGTACTTCAGTGTCATTTAATCAGTTAAATTGCTGCAATAATTTCTTTAGATTTTAACAGTTTATCAGgtatttttcaaaattaaagtCGCTAGCAGATCCCTGGAATAGAGCAAGAGATTGGTTTTCTCAATATGAGATTCTGTTGCCTTGACAGATCTGGAGGTGCCCTTCAATATGCCCCAGCAAGGGTCTCCAGGGTAGGGAAATTGATGTTTAATGATTAGTTTTAATTTAGATCACACAATTAAAGTATATTAATCAATTAACCTTTTATCCTTTATCCAATTATCCTTTTAATCTGTAACCAATAGAGGACTTCAGCATTTAATATCATGTGACTCTGCTTAGCTTCATTTGACAGAGAAGTGAACCATGGGACTTTAGGCAGAATGAAGGTAACACACTGATGTGTTAATTACAAAGCAACTACTGAAGAGGCTCTTGTTGTACTTACTTCCATGTCTTAGAACCATATTGTGAGAACTTGCAGCCTTCATGGCTGAATGGGCAAGTTTACATCCCCTCACATCGTAAAACCTTATCAAAATCCAGTGTTATCAGCACAGGTAAGTTAGGAGGGATTTATTGTATAGCAAGGAGGAAAGAATaataacagagataaaaacaaaaaactgcggatgctggaaatccaaaacaaaaacagaaatacctggaaaaactcagcaggtctggcagcattggcggagatgggcaaagttgacgtttcgagtcctcatgacccttcaacagaactaagtagaaatatgaaaggggtgaaatataagctggtttgagggggGCGTTTgttggacaagcaagcagtgataggagcagataaccaaaagatgtcacagacaaaagaacagaggcgttgaaggtggtgatatctgctcctatcactgcttgcttgtcccaacaacccccccaccccttcttccCCCCACCGCGCccagccttaaaccagcttatatttcacccctttcctatttctacttagttctgttgaagggtcataaggacttgaaacgtcaactttgctcttctccgccaatgctgccagacctgctgagtttttccaggtatttctgttaaAGAATAACAACATTAAATTAGTTTAAATTCATAGTGTTTTAGGAAAAAGCTATTACATTTGGCTCAATGTATTCTTTGTACTAGAGTTAATTTTTGTAACAGTGTGTGGCTAGCTTTGTAACTGTATAATCCTTTCAGACTTTTACCACTCAAAACTACCTGACATTTAATCACTGATTATTGCTATGCATTTACATTTTATACACACTCTGTATAACTTTTAAGTACTACCTACTTTGTAAAATGTTGTATTTTTTAGTACTTTGCAACCCTTTGTATCAGGCCTACGTAGTTTTAAGGTTAAAAAGCAACTTTACCATTCTATCCTTTGTTTTATAAGTAAAGGAACTCATTCTAATTACCAACAACCACAGAGAGAAAAACATCACCTAGCAAATGGCCTTTAAAACAAACAGTCGCTGATAGAAGTTTTGATTCAATGA encodes the following:
- the prorsd1 gene encoding prolyl-tRNA synthetase associated domain-containing protein 1 — its product is MASAELRKELEDYLNALNIETVCEEHPEVFTVEAMMPYVQHLKGAHSKNLFLKDKKKKSLWLVTVLYNRQVNLNDLAKKLGCGSGNLRFADEGTMLEKLKVGQGCATPLSLFCDKQGDVKFVLDSNFVDGEHERLYFHPMINSATMGIKPVDFLHFVKETGHEPTILNFD